Within Hydrogenophaga sp. PAMC20947, the genomic segment CAACGATGACGCCGACAAAGAAACCGAGGTCAAGAACCATGAGTGAAACCGCGATTCCCACCCAGGCGGCGCTGGAGGCCACGTTGCGCGAAGCCTTGGCGCCCGAAACCCTCGTGGTGCTGGACGAAAGCGAGGCCCACGCGGGCCATGCGGGCGCCAACGGTCTGGGCTACGGTACCCATTTTCGCGTGCGCATTGGCGGCGCAGCGTTCGCGGGCAAGTCTCGTGTGGCGCAGCACCGTCTTGTGTATGATGCGCTGCAAAAATTCACCGATGCCGGATTGCACGCGTTGGCCATTGAAATCCAGCGCTAGTACGGCTTCCAGTCCATTTTTCCGTGTCTTTTTCATCTCCGTTTTTTTCTACTCCCTTGAGGAACATCATGAAATTCTCTTTGTCGGCCCTTGCAGCGGCCGCCCTGATCGTGGCTGCCCCCTGGGCTGCCGCTCAAAACGTGGCCATCGTCAATGGCAAGGCCGTGCCCACGGCGCGGATCGAGATGCTGGCCAAGCAGGCAGCTGCGGCGGGCCGCCCGGTGGACGAAGCCACCCGCGCCCAACTGAAAGAAGAAGTCATCCTGCGTGAAATCTTCATGCAGGAAGCCCTGAAGCGCGGCATCCCCGCCACCGAAGACTACAAAGTCCAGATGGAGCTGGCACGCCAGACCATCATGATCCGCGCCATGTTCCAGGATTACCAGGCCAAAAACCCGGTGACCGACGAAGAAGTGAAGGCCGAGTACGACAAGTTCGTCGCGACCAACGGCGGCAAGGAATACCGCGCCCGCCACATCCTTGTTGAAAAGGAAGACGAGGCCAAGGCCATCATCGCTTCGCTCAAAGGCGGCGCCAAGTTCGAAGACATCGCCAAGAAGCAATCCAAAGACCCAGGGTCGGGCGCCAATGGTGGTGACCTGGATTGGGCCAACGCGGCCAGCTACGTGACCGAGTTCTCTGAAGCCATGATCAAGCTCGAAAAGGGCCAGATGACCCAGGAGCCCGTCAAGAGCCAGTTTGGCTGGCACATCATCCGCGTGGACGACGTGCGCCAGGCCCAGTTGCCCAAGCTCGAAGAAATCAAGGATCAGATTTCCCAGCAGATGCAACAGCAAAAGTTGGCCAAGTTCCAGACCACCTTGCGCGAAAAAGCCAAAGTGGAGTGATTTCTGGCGCATTGCGCCAGATGCCCCACATCAGAAAAGCGCGGCCTGTCCGCGCTTTTTTTTGCCTGGTTGAGAGCCCGAAGCCCACTGGTGCCAACGTCCCTTGGCGCATTGGACCGCCCTGCACCGCCTGAATTTGGTTCAATTGGTACCCGGGCTCACCTTGTTGACCCTGCCCATCCTGTCAGGAGCCACACACATGTCTATTCCAGACACCGTCGCCACTTTCACACCGTCCACTGCAGCACCGGCCACCCGCGCCGGGCTGGACTGGGCTCGCGCCCAGGTGTTTCTGGCCCGTGAGCGGGAAAGCTATGTTCAGCGCAACCCGCGCTCTGCTGCCCTCGCTGCGCGGGCGCAGCAACACCTGCTGTTTGGCGTGCCCCTGCACTGGATGACCGACTGGGGAACCCCGTTCGCCCTGCATGTGGACCACGCCAGCGGCGCGCAGGTCACCGACGCAGACGGACACATGCTTGCAGACTTCTGCTTGGGAGATACCGGCGCCATGCTGGGCCATTCCCCCGGGCCCGTGGCCGCCGCCCTGCAGGCCCAGGCCACCCGCGGCTACACCACCATGCTGGCCACGGAAGACGCCTCGGTGGTGGGCGAGGCACTGGCCGAACGGTTTGGGTTGCAGTATTGGCAGTTCGCCATGAGCGCGACCGATGCCAACCGCTACATCGTTCGCTGGATCCGAGCCGCCACGGGCCGCAAGAAACTGCTGGTGTTCAACGGCTGCTACCACGGCACGATCGAAGACGTGTTTGTGGATCTGGTGAATGGTGTGCCCGTGCAGCGCGGCAGCCTCCTGGGCCAGGTGCACGATCTCACCGAGCACACCGTCGTGGTGGAGTTCAACGACCTGGCCGCGCTGGAAGCGGCCTTGGCCGAAGGCGATGTGGCCTGTGTGCTGGCAGAGCCCGTCATGACCAACATCGGCATGGTGCTGCCCCAGCCCGGTTATTGGGAGGCTGCCCAGCGCCTGATCCAGCAATACGGGGCTTTGCTGGTGGCCGACGAAACCCACACCATCAGCACCGGCCCCGGTGGCTACACCCAGGCGGCTGGCCTCAAGCCCGACGCGCTGGTGCTGGGAAAACCCGTGGGCGGCGGTGTGCCCTGTGCGGTGTACGGCATGAGTGCCGACCTGGCCGCGCGCGCCATACAGGCCAAACAGGATGCGCCCCCGGGCCACAGCGGCATCGGCACCACCCTCACCGGCAACATGCTCGCCATGGCCGCCATGCGAGCCGCGCTCACCGAAGTGATCACCCCCGCGGCGTATGCCCACATGCTGCCGCTGGCCGAGCAGCTGGCTGAGGGGGTGCGCGCCTTGATCGCCTGTTACCAGCTGCCATGGTGTGTCACCCAGGTGGGCACTCGGACCGAGTTCCAGTTCACGCCCACACCGCCGCGCAACGGCGCCGAGGCCGGCGCCATTCTGGACGGCGAGTTGGAGCACCTGATCCACCTCGGCTTGCTCAACCGTGGCGTGATGATCACCCCGTTTCACAATATGATGCTGGTCTGCCTGCAGACCACGGCAGCCGATGTGGAGAGGCTACTCACCGCGCTTGACGACGTGCTCGGAGCGATTGTTGTTGCATGACAGTTGGCGGCTGCCCAGGCCCGCTCGGGTTGGGCCCGCCGTTAACTTCTCGTGGGGTCTCATCCCCTGCGGGAGCCATCAACCCAGGGCCCAAAACGCTGCAGCGATCAAACCCAGCATCACCGGCTGGTGCAGCAGGTAGTAGCTGAGGCTCCAGCGGCCCAACACCACCAGGGCACGCTTTACCAAGCCCTGCGCAGGGGTCTGCCCTGCGCCCAGCCAGGCCGGACGATTCGCCAGCGCCCAACGCCCGGCCGCTATGCCCCACCACATCACCCCCAGCCAGGGCAACACAGGCACATAGTCTTCGGTGATCGGCAACTGGCTGATCAGGCCCAGAGCGTTCAGCCCCGGCTGATTGAGCACCGCCAGCGCAGGCCAGGCGGCTATGGCCAGCGGCGCCACAAACTTGGCCCCAATGGCCAAGGCGCCCAGCGGCCAGAGCAACACGCCCCACCCCGCCGTGAGCCGCACCAGAATCAGCATCACCGCAATGCCGTGCAACACGCCAAAGTAGATGAAGCTGTCGGGGAACATCAGCATGGACCCCACAGTCACCAGCCCTGCCGCTCCAGCCACCCGGCCCCAGCGCTTCCAGAAACGCGACCAGGTTTGCCCCTGCTGTGCTGCGACAGCCTGCGACAGCCCCGCCGTGAACAGAAACAGGCTCACGATGGCCGTGCGCTGCCAGGTCCAGAACGGATCGTGGTGGAAGTTTTGATCGATCAGGCCGTGGTAATTCAGATCAAAACAGAAGTGGTACGCCGTCATCCACAAGATGGCGATGGCGCGCAAGATGTCAATGCGGTCGAGGCGTTGGTTCACGGTGCGGTCAGGTGAGGTCAAGGAGGTGCCGGGTCAGTTCCACGGGCGCGCTCACCATCGGATCGTGTCCGGTATCCATTTCTACCACCCGCCATCCCGGATCAATGCGAACCTTCACGCGTGAGGCCGCAATGGTTGGCAGGGCCGGGTTGGTGCAATCGATAAAGGCTCTCGGCAATGCAGCGACCCGGTCTGCATTGAAATGCAGCGCCTGCTGGTAGACCGAAAAAGGCTGCGGCGTCTGGCGCC encodes:
- a CDS encoding aspartate aminotransferase family protein; translation: MSIPDTVATFTPSTAAPATRAGLDWARAQVFLARERESYVQRNPRSAALAARAQQHLLFGVPLHWMTDWGTPFALHVDHASGAQVTDADGHMLADFCLGDTGAMLGHSPGPVAAALQAQATRGYTTMLATEDASVVGEALAERFGLQYWQFAMSATDANRYIVRWIRAATGRKKLLVFNGCYHGTIEDVFVDLVNGVPVQRGSLLGQVHDLTEHTVVVEFNDLAALEAALAEGDVACVLAEPVMTNIGMVLPQPGYWEAAQRLIQQYGALLVADETHTISTGPGGYTQAAGLKPDALVLGKPVGGGVPCAVYGMSADLAARAIQAKQDAPPGHSGIGTTLTGNMLAMAAMRAALTEVITPAAYAHMLPLAEQLAEGVRALIACYQLPWCVTQVGTRTEFQFTPTPPRNGAEAGAILDGELEHLIHLGLLNRGVMITPFHNMMLVCLQTTAADVERLLTALDDVLGAIVVA
- a CDS encoding BolA family protein; translated protein: MSETAIPTQAALEATLREALAPETLVVLDESEAHAGHAGANGLGYGTHFRVRIGGAAFAGKSRVAQHRLVYDALQKFTDAGLHALAIEIQR
- a CDS encoding heparan-alpha-glucosaminide N-acetyltransferase, whose product is MTAYHFCFDLNYHGLIDQNFHHDPFWTWQRTAIVSLFLFTAGLSQAVAAQQGQTWSRFWKRWGRVAGAAGLVTVGSMLMFPDSFIYFGVLHGIAVMLILVRLTAGWGVLLWPLGALAIGAKFVAPLAIAAWPALAVLNQPGLNALGLISQLPITEDYVPVLPWLGVMWWGIAAGRWALANRPAWLGAGQTPAQGLVKRALVVLGRWSLSYYLLHQPVMLGLIAAAFWALG
- a CDS encoding peptidylprolyl isomerase codes for the protein MMKFSLSALAAAALIVAAPWAAAQNVAIVNGKAVPTARIEMLAKQAAAAGRPVDEATRAQLKEEVILREIFMQEALKRGIPATEDYKVQMELARQTIMIRAMFQDYQAKNPVTDEEVKAEYDKFVATNGGKEYRARHILVEKEDEAKAIIASLKGGAKFEDIAKKQSKDPGSGANGGDLDWANAASYVTEFSEAMIKLEKGQMTQEPVKSQFGWHIIRVDDVRQAQLPKLEEIKDQISQQMQQQKLAKFQTTLREKAKVE